In Yersinia rochesterensis, the DNA window ACGCCTTTCGGCAGCACCAGAAACTGCCCGTTGCTGTCGCTCTGGAAGCTCACGCCCCACGTTTTCACGTTCAGCTTCTCCAGCGCATCCTGCTGTTCCCGGATGCTCATGTAATTGTCGAGTATCTGCTGTCCCTGCCACCACAGAATGCCCGCGCCCGAGGCTGTCAGCAGGACGGAGACCAGCACGATGGTCAGCCACGTCTGGCTCACCATGCGCACCATGCCTTTCGTGCGCTGGCTCATGGCTGAGGACAGCGTCCGGTCGTGGTCGAGCATGGCGGCGCTGATTCTCTTCGCGCTTNNNNNNNNNNNNNNNNNNNNNNNNNNNNNNNNNNNNNNNNNNNNNNNNNNNNNNNNNNNNNNNNNNNNNNNNNNNNNNNNNNNNNNNNNNNNNNNNNNNN includes these proteins:
- a CDS encoding mobilization protein, which codes for SAKRISAAMLDHDRTLSSAMSQRTKGMVRMVSQTWLTIVLVSVLLTASGAGILWWQGQQILDNYMSIREQQDALEKLNVKTWGVSFQSDSNGQFLVLPKGVKAETSWTVENGKRNAVKLVRE